The Propionispora hippei DSM 15287 genome includes the window GGTATTCGAGTAAATGTCGTAAGTCCCGGCGCTATCCGTACACCACTGACCATACAGGACACCCCGGACATGCAAGCAGCAGTTCAAGCTTATATTGAAGCCAGCGAGACTATCCCGAAAACTGTGTAAACCTCCAAGATGGTGTAAAATAGAAGCACCGAACTTGGAGGTTTTAATTATGGTAAAAAGAAAAATCACCCCGGAACGACGAGAACAAAGAAAGAAATTACTAGAACTGCTACAAAGAGCCGGAATTAACGATGTTGCCGGAGTCCAGGAACTGTTTAAGGAAATGGTAAGTACCGTTTTAGAAAATGGACTGGAAGGCGAATTAGATGATGAATTAGGCTATAGCAAGTACGATTATCGTAATAAGGAAACCGATAATAGCCGTAACGGCTACAGCGAAAAAACACTAAAGACTAGCCTGGGCGATATAGAAATT containing:
- a CDS encoding transposase, producing the protein MVKRKITPERREQRKKLLELLQRAGINDVAGVQELFKEMVSTVLENGLEGELDDELGYSKYDYRNKETDNSRNGYSEKTLKTSLGDIEI